One Setaria viridis chromosome 5, Setaria_viridis_v4.0, whole genome shotgun sequence genomic region harbors:
- the LOC117857582 gene encoding uncharacterized protein, with translation MMLPLRLLLLLVIGLLPAAAWALAPPRFPGPQPRARPGANGMGGYEYETRYFRQRLDHFSFPGVGDEDEETAFFQQRYLVGRGAGWAGPGGPIFFYCGNEGDIAWFAANSGLVWEAAPRFAALVVFAEHRYYGESMPFGSKAKAYNNSKSLAYLTAEQAIADFAVLLTDLKRNLSAEGSPVVLFGGSYGGMLAAWMRLKYPHIAVGALASSAPILQFEDIVPSTIFYDLVSDDFRRESLSCFQTIKDSWKVLDDQGNGQDGLLKLSKTFHLCQTLKTSGDLSDWLSSAYSYLAMVDYPIPSEFLMPLPANPIKEVCRNIDSQPEGTSILERIYAGVNVYYNYTGTVGCFDLNDDPHGMGGWDWQACTEMVMPMSYSEDRSMYPPYKFDYASYAENCIKSYGVRPRPRWITTNFGGHNITTVLEKFGSNIIFFNGLLDPWSGGGVLKNISESVIAIVAPLGAHHIDLRPATSDDPDWLVSLRESELKIISGWLSDYYGARGALFQPVAVKGSSAS, from the exons ATGATGCttccgctccgcctcctcctcctcctcgtcatcggcctcctccccgcggcggcgtgggcccTGGCGCCGCCCCGCTTCCCGGGGCCCCAACCCCGCGCGCGGCCGGGAGCTAATGGGATGGGGGGCTACGAGTACGAGACCCGGTACTTCCGGCAGCGGCTGGACCATTTCAGCTTTCCCGGGGTCGGGGATGAGGACGAGGAGACGGCGTTCTTCCAGCAGAGATACCTGGTGGGCCGCGGCGCCGGGTGGGCCGGCCCCGGCGGCCCCATCTTCTTCTACTGCGGCAACGAGGGCGACATCGCCTGGTTTGCCGCCAACTCCGGCCTCGTCTGGGAGGCCGCCCCGCGCTTCGCCGCCCTCGTCGTCTTCGCTGAG CATCGTTACTACGGGGAGTCCATGCCGTTCGGGAGCAAAGCCAAGGCGTACAACAATTCCAAGTCCTTGGCGTATCTCACGGCCGAGCAGGCGATTGCCGACTTCGCTGTGCTGCTCACTGACCTCAAGAGGAACCTATCCGCAGAGGGCAGCCCCGTGGTGCTCTTTGGGGGTTCATACGGTGGAA TGCTGGCTGCTTGGATGAGACTCAAGTATCCACATATTGCTGTTGGGGCTCTCGCATCATCGGCTCCAATCTTGCAGTTTGAGGACATCGTCCCTTCTACCATATTCTATGATCTAGTGTCAGATGATTTTAGG AGGGAAAGTTTAAGCTGCTTTCAGACAATAAAAGACTCTTGGAAAGTATTAGATGACCAAGGAAACGGGCAAGATGGTCTTCTGAAACTAAGCAAAACTTTCCACCTTTGCCA GACCCTGAAAACAAGCGGAGACCTTTCAGATTGGTTGAGCTCAGCATACAGTTATCTGGCCATGGTGGATTACCCAATTCCATCAGAATTTCTCATGCCTTTGCCAGCCAATCCTATTAAAGAA GTGTGCAGAAATATCGACAGTCAACCTGAGGGTACTAGTATTCTGGAACGCATATATGCAGGAGTAAATGTATACTACAACTATACTGGCACTGTTGGCTGCTTTGATCTAAATGATGATCCCCATGGAATGGGTGGATGGGATTGGCAG GCTTGTACTGAGATGGTAATGCCAATGTCTTACAGTGAAGACAGGAGCATGTATCCACCATATAAATTTGACTATGCTTCCTATGCTGAGAATTGCATCAAAAGTTATGGTGTCAGGCCAAGGCCTCGGTGGATTACTACAAATTTTGGTGGGCAT AATATTACTACAGTCTTGGAAAAGTTTGGTAGTAACATCATATTCTTCAACGGACTTCTTGATCCGTGGAGTGGTGGAGG TGTCCTGAAGAATATATCTGAGAGTGTCATTGCTATTGTGGCTCCATTAG GAGCGCATCACATCGATTTGCGCCCGGCGACTTCAGACGACCCAGATTGGCTGGTAAGCCTGAGAGAATCTGAACTGAAGATCATATCTGGCTGGTTATCGGATTACTATGGGGCGAGAGGGGCACTTTTCCAGCCAGTGGCTGTCAAGGGCTCCTCTGCATCATAA
- the LOC117857581 gene encoding nuclear matrix constituent protein 1b isoform X2, whose translation MASPRSAGAGGGVAGDEAIWRKLREAGFDEDAVRRRDKAALIGYISRLESEIYDYQHNLGLILLEQKEVTSKYEQLKAASEATEIMLKRERAAQQSALAETRKREENLKKNLCIQKECVSNLEKALHDMRGETAEIKVSYEAKLVEALQMIDAAQKKFDEAEEKLLAAKSLEAESIRTHNASLRSLQDIEDREDQLRRDRTSFELESASKEKEISLQRKLLDDTKKILHEKEQALVKEQALLNQRDDNILERLGYITHSEKRLEEEKLNLEDERKALMEEKNKLDLKMQAIISREEAIIKKESVLDKRESELLVLQETIASKERAEIERLHQEQEIDLGRRRNEFDTEMEIKLTSFKEEIEARKTLLDQRESALSEQEDAVAQREQNINLRLAELSNKEESLVKRSDELKEEERKLSSHRDTVHSELQKEREEIQNMKLDLEKEKSFFEEEKREAIQAQEKLLITQSEREDLLILQMKLKEEIDSLRAQKVELMVDAERLLAEKERFEIEWELIDEKKDELQKEAARIAEERRVIDEHLKNELDVIKQEKENLRIQFKSSAESLACEHKEFMNKMQQEHASWLSRIQQEREDLKRDIDIQRTELMNSAKARQMEIESYLREKEEEFEQKKSKELEYINSEKETISSKLEHVRIELQKLEDERKEALLERARREQELSEIKSTIDALNEQREKLQEQRKLLHSDREAITQQIQQLNELEELKIESENNQLSLRQCGRSKHGDVETQKENGVHLTPDEDQNASPKKCSSPKVILGKKLEVSPSVSTPISWVRKCAQVIFKRSPEKSADHDNDRSAHATLGNVNDFSLVENGGLFACQLENGAGEVPHAVDGLKVGKKRLNYALSHDQSENLEPKRKHQRSSILTRKVVGGEIDSNGPSVLEEKCSKNEHDAVLVGLSRKGLPYPRTGEVASSDDALFVNGKPDTSDIPDDEPSEEISVSAAEALNGDVAEDKDELDEDSDDEGEEEEEEKASSAKKLWRFLIT comes from the exons ATGGCGAGCCCGCggtcggccggcgccggcggcggcgtggcgggggACGAGGCGATCTGGAGGAAGCTCCGCGAGGCCGGGTTCGACGAGGATGCCGTCAGGCGCCGGGACAAGGCGGCGCTTATTGGCTACATCTCGCGGCTTGAGTCCGAG ATTTACGATTATCAGCACAATTTGGGGCTTATTTTATTGGAGCAGAAGGAGGTGACATCTAAATATGAGCAACTTAAAGCTGCTTCTGAGGCCACTGAGATCATGCTCAAGCGTGAACGAGCTGCCCAGCAGTCAGCTTTGGCTGAAACAAGGAAAAGGGAAGAGAACCTAAAAAAGAATTTATGCATTCAGAAAGAGTGTGTATCCAAT CTTGAAAAGGCGCTACATGATATGCGTGGAGAAACAGCTGAGATAAAAGTTTCATATGAAGCCAAACTGGTGGAAGCCCTTCAAATGATAGATGCTGCACAGAAAAAGTTTGATGAAGCAGAAGAGAAACTTCTTGCTGCAAAATCCTTGGAAGCAGAGTCCATTCGGACTCACAATGCTTCACTGAGAAGCCTGCAAGACATTGAAGACCGTGAAGATCAGCTAAGAAGAGATAGAACTTCTTTTGAACTTGA GAGTGCATCGAAGGAGAAAGAGATTAGCCTCCAGAGGAAATTATTGGATGATACCAAAAAAATTTTGCATGAAAAGGAGCAGGCATTGGTGAAAGAACAAGCACTTCTTAATCAGAGGGATGACAACATCCTTGAGAGGCTTGGCTACATAACACATTCAGAGAAAAGGTTGGAGGAGGAAAAGCTGAATCTTGAAGATGAAAGGAAGGCTCTcatggaagaaaaaaataagcTGGACCTGAAAATGCAGGCAATTATTTCTAGGGAAGAA GCTATAATTAAGAAGGAATCTGTACTTGACAAACGTGAAAGCGAACTATTGGTTTTGCAAGAGACAATTGCTAGCAAAGAAAGG GCTGAAATAGAAAGACTGCACCAGGAGCAAGAAATTGacttggggaggaggaggaatgaATTCGACACCGAGATGGAGATTAAGCTCACTTCTTTCAAGGAAGAGATTGAAGCGAGGAAAACCTTGCTAGATCAGAGGGAAAGTGCCCTCAGTGAGCAGGAGGATGCAGTGGCACAAAGGGAACAAAATATCAACCTTAGGCTTGCCGAGTTATCAAACAAGGAAGAGTCTTTGGTGAAGAGATCAGATGAGTtaaaggaagaagagagaaagcTCTCCTCTCATAGAGACACGGTGCACAGCGAATTACaaaaagaaagggaggaaaTTCAGAATATGAAATTGGATTTGGAGAAGGAAAAATCTTTCTTTGAAGAGGAGAAACGTGAAGCGATTCAAGCTCAGGAGAAACTACTAATAACCCAAAGTGAGAGAGAGGATTTGCTAATTTTGCAGATGAAACTTAAAGAAGAAATTGATAGTCTGAGAGCCCAAAAAGTTGAACTTATGGTTGACGCAGAAAGACTGCTAGCGGAGAAAGAAAGATTTGAGATTGAATGGGAGCTGATTGATGAGAAAAAGGACGAGCTACAAAAGGAAGCAGCCAGGATTGCTGAAGAGCGGAGAGTAATAGATGAGCATCTCAAGAATGAACTTGATGTCATCAAACAAGAGAAGGAAAATCTCCGTATTCAGTTCAAAAGTAGTGCAGAATCCCTCGCTTGTGAACATAAGGAGTTCATGAATAAGATGCAGCAAGAGCATGCTAGTTGGCTAAGCAGGATACAACAAGAAAGAGAAGATCTTAAGAGAGACATTGATATCCAGAGAACAGAGTTGATGAATTCTGCAAAGGCAAGGCAGATGGAAATAGAGTCATATTTaagggaaaaggaagaggagtTTGAGCAGAAAAAATCCAAGGAGCTTGAGTACATCAATTCTGAAAAGGAAACGATCAGCTCAAAATTGGAGCATGTCAGGATTGAATTGCAGAAACTTGAGGATGAGAGGAAAGAAGCTTTGCTGGAACGAGCGAGGAGAGAGCAAGAGCTGTCTGAAATAAAGAGCACTATAGATGCCCTTAACGAGCAACGAGAGAAGTTGCAAGAGCAAAGAAAACTTCTTCATTCAGATCGAGAAGCAATCACACAGCAAATCCAGCAGCTTAATGAATTAGAAGAGCTGAAGATTGAATCCGAGAACAATCAACTGTCTTTGAGACAGTGTGGGAGATCAAAACATGGTGATGTAGAAACCCAGAAAGAGAATGGTGTTCACCTGACTCCTGATGAGGATCAAAATGCTAGTCCCAAGAAGTGTTCATCACCAAAAGTCATTCTTGGAAAGAAATTAGAAGTGTCCCCCTCAGTTTCAACACCAATTTCATGGGTTCGAAAATGCGCTCAGGTGATATTCAAACGCTCTCCAGAAAAGAGTGCTGACCATGATAATGATAGATCTGCACATGCAACATTGGGAAATGTCAACGACTTCAGCTTAGTGGAAAATGGTGGATTATTTGCTTGTCAGCTGGAAAATGGTGCCGGAGAAGTACCACATGCTGTCGATGGTCTTAAAGTTGGGAAAAAGAGGCTTAATTATGCACTCTCTCATGATCAGAGTGAAAATTTAGAGCCCAAACGGAAGCACCAGAGGAGCAGTATTCTGACTCGGAAAGTGGTAGGAGGGGAAATTGATTCTAACGG TCCATCAGTTCTAGAAGAAAAATGCTCTAAGAATGAACATGACGcagtcctggttggtttatctCGGAAGGGACTGCCTTATCCAAGAACAGGAGAAGTGGCTTCATCTGATGATGCACTCTTTGTGAATGGGAAACCAGATACTTCAGATATTCCTGATGATGAGCCTTCAGAGGAGATTTCAGTG TCTGCCGCTGAGGCATTAAATGGAGATGTTGCTGAGGACAAGGATGAACTTGATGAGGACTCTGATGATGAaggtgaagaggaagaggaagagaaggcaTCTTCAGCGAAGAAGCTGTGGCGCTTTCTCATCACGTGA
- the LOC117857581 gene encoding nuclear matrix constituent protein 1b isoform X1 codes for MASPRSAGAGGGVAGDEAIWRKLREAGFDEDAVRRRDKAALIGYISRLESEIYDYQHNLGLILLEQKEVTSKYEQLKAASEATEIMLKRERAAQQSALAETRKREENLKKNLCIQKECVSNLEKALHDMRGETAEIKVSYEAKLVEALQMIDAAQKKFDEAEEKLLAAKSLEAESIRTHNASLRSLQDIEDREDQLRRDRTSFELESASKEKEISLQRKLLDDTKKILHEKEQALVKEQALLNQRDDNILERLGYITHSEKRLEEEKLNLEDERKALMEEKNKLDLKMQAIISREEAIIKKESVLDKRESELLVLQETIASKERAEIERLHQEQEIDLGRRRNEFDTEMEIKLTSFKEEIEARKTLLDQRESALSEQEDAVAQREQNINLRLAELSNKEESLVKRSDELKEEERKLSSHRDTVHSELQKEREEIQNMKLDLEKEKSFFEEEKREAIQAQEKLLITQSEREDLLILQMKLKEEIDSLRAQKVELMVDAERLLAEKERFEIEWELIDEKKDELQKEAARIAEERRVIDEHLKNELDVIKQEKENLRIQFKSSAESLACEHKEFMNKMQQEHASWLSRIQQEREDLKRDIDIQRTELMNSAKARQMEIESYLREKEEEFEQKKSKELEYINSEKETISSKLEHVRIELQKLEDERKEALLERARREQELSEIKSTIDALNEQREKLQEQRKLLHSDREAITQQIQQLNELEELKIESENNQLSLRQCGRSKHGDVETQKENGVHLTPDEDQNASPKKCSSPKVILGKKLEVSPSVSTPISWVRKCAQVIFKRSPEKSADHDNDRSAHATLGNVNDFSLVENGGLFACQLENGAGEVPHAVDGLKVGKKRLNYALSHDQSENLEPKRKHQRSSILTRKVVGGEIDSNGSPSVLEEKCSKNEHDAVLVGLSRKGLPYPRTGEVASSDDALFVNGKPDTSDIPDDEPSEEISVSAAEALNGDVAEDKDELDEDSDDEGEEEEEEKASSAKKLWRFLIT; via the exons ATGGCGAGCCCGCggtcggccggcgccggcggcggcgtggcgggggACGAGGCGATCTGGAGGAAGCTCCGCGAGGCCGGGTTCGACGAGGATGCCGTCAGGCGCCGGGACAAGGCGGCGCTTATTGGCTACATCTCGCGGCTTGAGTCCGAG ATTTACGATTATCAGCACAATTTGGGGCTTATTTTATTGGAGCAGAAGGAGGTGACATCTAAATATGAGCAACTTAAAGCTGCTTCTGAGGCCACTGAGATCATGCTCAAGCGTGAACGAGCTGCCCAGCAGTCAGCTTTGGCTGAAACAAGGAAAAGGGAAGAGAACCTAAAAAAGAATTTATGCATTCAGAAAGAGTGTGTATCCAAT CTTGAAAAGGCGCTACATGATATGCGTGGAGAAACAGCTGAGATAAAAGTTTCATATGAAGCCAAACTGGTGGAAGCCCTTCAAATGATAGATGCTGCACAGAAAAAGTTTGATGAAGCAGAAGAGAAACTTCTTGCTGCAAAATCCTTGGAAGCAGAGTCCATTCGGACTCACAATGCTTCACTGAGAAGCCTGCAAGACATTGAAGACCGTGAAGATCAGCTAAGAAGAGATAGAACTTCTTTTGAACTTGA GAGTGCATCGAAGGAGAAAGAGATTAGCCTCCAGAGGAAATTATTGGATGATACCAAAAAAATTTTGCATGAAAAGGAGCAGGCATTGGTGAAAGAACAAGCACTTCTTAATCAGAGGGATGACAACATCCTTGAGAGGCTTGGCTACATAACACATTCAGAGAAAAGGTTGGAGGAGGAAAAGCTGAATCTTGAAGATGAAAGGAAGGCTCTcatggaagaaaaaaataagcTGGACCTGAAAATGCAGGCAATTATTTCTAGGGAAGAA GCTATAATTAAGAAGGAATCTGTACTTGACAAACGTGAAAGCGAACTATTGGTTTTGCAAGAGACAATTGCTAGCAAAGAAAGG GCTGAAATAGAAAGACTGCACCAGGAGCAAGAAATTGacttggggaggaggaggaatgaATTCGACACCGAGATGGAGATTAAGCTCACTTCTTTCAAGGAAGAGATTGAAGCGAGGAAAACCTTGCTAGATCAGAGGGAAAGTGCCCTCAGTGAGCAGGAGGATGCAGTGGCACAAAGGGAACAAAATATCAACCTTAGGCTTGCCGAGTTATCAAACAAGGAAGAGTCTTTGGTGAAGAGATCAGATGAGTtaaaggaagaagagagaaagcTCTCCTCTCATAGAGACACGGTGCACAGCGAATTACaaaaagaaagggaggaaaTTCAGAATATGAAATTGGATTTGGAGAAGGAAAAATCTTTCTTTGAAGAGGAGAAACGTGAAGCGATTCAAGCTCAGGAGAAACTACTAATAACCCAAAGTGAGAGAGAGGATTTGCTAATTTTGCAGATGAAACTTAAAGAAGAAATTGATAGTCTGAGAGCCCAAAAAGTTGAACTTATGGTTGACGCAGAAAGACTGCTAGCGGAGAAAGAAAGATTTGAGATTGAATGGGAGCTGATTGATGAGAAAAAGGACGAGCTACAAAAGGAAGCAGCCAGGATTGCTGAAGAGCGGAGAGTAATAGATGAGCATCTCAAGAATGAACTTGATGTCATCAAACAAGAGAAGGAAAATCTCCGTATTCAGTTCAAAAGTAGTGCAGAATCCCTCGCTTGTGAACATAAGGAGTTCATGAATAAGATGCAGCAAGAGCATGCTAGTTGGCTAAGCAGGATACAACAAGAAAGAGAAGATCTTAAGAGAGACATTGATATCCAGAGAACAGAGTTGATGAATTCTGCAAAGGCAAGGCAGATGGAAATAGAGTCATATTTaagggaaaaggaagaggagtTTGAGCAGAAAAAATCCAAGGAGCTTGAGTACATCAATTCTGAAAAGGAAACGATCAGCTCAAAATTGGAGCATGTCAGGATTGAATTGCAGAAACTTGAGGATGAGAGGAAAGAAGCTTTGCTGGAACGAGCGAGGAGAGAGCAAGAGCTGTCTGAAATAAAGAGCACTATAGATGCCCTTAACGAGCAACGAGAGAAGTTGCAAGAGCAAAGAAAACTTCTTCATTCAGATCGAGAAGCAATCACACAGCAAATCCAGCAGCTTAATGAATTAGAAGAGCTGAAGATTGAATCCGAGAACAATCAACTGTCTTTGAGACAGTGTGGGAGATCAAAACATGGTGATGTAGAAACCCAGAAAGAGAATGGTGTTCACCTGACTCCTGATGAGGATCAAAATGCTAGTCCCAAGAAGTGTTCATCACCAAAAGTCATTCTTGGAAAGAAATTAGAAGTGTCCCCCTCAGTTTCAACACCAATTTCATGGGTTCGAAAATGCGCTCAGGTGATATTCAAACGCTCTCCAGAAAAGAGTGCTGACCATGATAATGATAGATCTGCACATGCAACATTGGGAAATGTCAACGACTTCAGCTTAGTGGAAAATGGTGGATTATTTGCTTGTCAGCTGGAAAATGGTGCCGGAGAAGTACCACATGCTGTCGATGGTCTTAAAGTTGGGAAAAAGAGGCTTAATTATGCACTCTCTCATGATCAGAGTGAAAATTTAGAGCCCAAACGGAAGCACCAGAGGAGCAGTATTCTGACTCGGAAAGTGGTAGGAGGGGAAATTGATTCTAACGG CAGTCCATCAGTTCTAGAAGAAAAATGCTCTAAGAATGAACATGACGcagtcctggttggtttatctCGGAAGGGACTGCCTTATCCAAGAACAGGAGAAGTGGCTTCATCTGATGATGCACTCTTTGTGAATGGGAAACCAGATACTTCAGATATTCCTGATGATGAGCCTTCAGAGGAGATTTCAGTG TCTGCCGCTGAGGCATTAAATGGAGATGTTGCTGAGGACAAGGATGAACTTGATGAGGACTCTGATGATGAaggtgaagaggaagaggaagagaaggcaTCTTCAGCGAAGAAGCTGTGGCGCTTTCTCATCACGTGA